A genome region from Oncorhynchus masou masou isolate Uvic2021 chromosome 14, UVic_Omas_1.1, whole genome shotgun sequence includes the following:
- the LOC135554422 gene encoding protein kinase C and casein kinase substrate in neurons protein 3-like produces the protein MSTLPPEVATEDATKQSFWMPGNYQRTVKRTEDAFQACNDIVVCFQERARVERQYAQQLSEWSNKWKPLVDSSPLYGSLLQAWQCFLSSADRLAALHSSVCRSLVSEDGDRVRTWQKETFHKKLFGGFKESQDFGTGFARAQKPWAKRLKKLDKARSAFHKVQRKEQTARDREVHAKGNPDVAIEKQRKIQEERELAQQETEKVRARYEKVLEEVTRYAPRYMEEMECIFDQSQEEERKRISFLKQAFLSVHRHLDVTNNESVKAVYNELHNTLMAISEQDDLRWWKNTHGPGMPTDWPQFQEWTPEKKSKKGKKEKEVESQQGTIERSVMIGGVKVRALYDYDGQETDELSFKAGEEFLKTEDEDDQGWCRGMKDGGREGLYPANYVETV, from the exons ccTGGGAACTACCAGCGCACGGTGAAGCGCACGGAGGATGCCTTCCAGGCGTGTAATGACATCGTGGTGTGCTTCCAGGAGAGAGCCCGTGTGGAGAGGCAGTACGCTCAGCAGCTCAGCGAGTGGAGCAACAAGTGGAAGCCCCTGGTGGACTCCA GCCCGCTATATGGATCCCTCCTGCAGGCGTGGCAGTGTTTCCTCTCCTCCGCCGACCGTCTCGCCGCCCTGCACTCGTCCGTGTGTCGCTCCCTGGTTTCGGAGGACGGGGACCGGGTCAGGACCTGGCAGAAAGAGACCTTCCATAAGAAGCTCTTTGGAGGCTTCAAGGAGTCCCAGGACTTTGGGACTGGCTTTGCACGTGCTCAGAAGCCCTGGGCCAAACGGCTGAAGAAG CTGGACAAAGCCAGGAGTGCGTTCCATAAAGTGCAGCGTAAGGAGCAGACTGCCAGGGACCGGGAAGTCCACGCCAAGGGCAACCCTGACGTGGCCATCGAGAAACAGAGGAAGATTCAGGAGGAAAGAGAGCTGGCTCAGCAGGAGACGGAGAAA GTGCGAGCCCGCTATGAGAAGGTTCTGGAGGAGGTGACCCGCTATGCCCCTCGCTACATGGAGGAGATGGAGTGTATTTTTGACCAAtcacaggaagaggagaggaagaggatcaGCTTCCTCAAACAGGCCTTCCTGTCTGTCCACAGACACCTGGACGTCACCAACAACGAGAG tgtGAAGGCTGTGTATAATGAGCTCCACAACACTCTCATGGCCATCAGTGAGCAGGACGACCTGCGCTGGTGGAAGAACACCCACGGACCGGGCATGCCCACCGACTGGCCTCAGTTCCAG GAGTGGACGCCAGAGAAGAAAAGCAAAAaagggaagaaagagaaagaggtagagtcCCAGCAAGGCACCATAGAGAGGAG tgtaatGATCGGAggagttaaggtcagggctctctATGACTATGACGGACAGGAGACAGATGAGCTCTCCTTTAAAGCAG gTGAGGAGTTTCTGAAGACTGAGGATGAGGATGACCAGGGCTGGTGTAGAGGgatgaaggatggagggagagagggactctACCCAGCCAACTATGTAGAGACGGTGTAG